The sequence TAAGAATTtactaatgagtgatgttttCTATCTCTTCCCATATTGTTGTAAAAAACAGGGGACTTCACGGTCTAGTATTCTTGGGGAGGTTGATGTGAATCTTGCGGAATTCGCAGAAGCGCTGAAGCCTGCCTCAATCACACTTCCTCTTCATGGTTGCGACTTTGGGACACTATTACATGTATGAATTATAGAAAACGTCTCTTTTACTATATCAGTACTCATCATAAGCTAATGTTATGTTGTGAGAAGTAGGTTAACAATTTTGTTCTCTGTTCTGTGGGGATTATGGCTATTTTTTCTAATGTTATTCTTTTATATAACCATTTCAGGTCACAGCACAGCTTCTCACTACCAAAACTGGTTTCAGGTTTGCTCACCATGCaacaatgaattttttttctggaaAAGAAACTATTGGTTCTAAACGTTATAAAATCTTGCTTGCTACAGAGAATTTGAGCAGCAAAGAGAAACTGGCACCAGAAGTTCTCAGCAGTTATTGAACCAAAGAAGTCATGATCCTGCTGAAGTTGCTACAGCCTCATCAGACATTGGCACCTATAAGGTTGGTGAATCATATGAATGGATTGGTCAGCATTCTTTCTGCTCATTTGGTGATAGACTTTCCTATCTCATGCTGACCATACTTATCTTTGTCATTCAAAATAGGTTAATGCAAGGATTAAGCTAAAAGAAACTTCTCTGGGATTCCCTTTGGTGGAAGATTCTGGGGGGTCAACTGAAAACTATGAAAACTCGTCACATACTTCAGATGGCATTTTTACTGAAAAGAATGATCCATATGGTGGACATGAAATCAGTAGCTTTAGGAGCACAATCTTGGGTGACCTACCACTTTGTTCTACCAGTCAAAGTCCTACACCAGAGAAAGGAGCACATTGGGGTAAAGGCCTTTCACCACAAGGGAGCAATGATTGTACTCATGGCTGGAGTCCTGAGTACCCTGCTGATAAAGATCTAGCTGCTGCTCATGAGGAGAATCACCGACTCAGAACCAGATTGGAGGTGGCTGAGTCAGCTTTTTCTCAGCTTAAGACAGAAGCAACATCTCTGGAGCATGTTACCGACAAACTAGGCACTGAGACACAGGGCCTAGCCCAACAGCTTGCCGTTGAACTTATGTCACGGAATCAGCTCACTGCTGAAGTATCCTTGCTAAGAACAGAATGCTCTAATCTGAAACAAGAGCTGGAAGAAAGAAAATCTCCCAAACTCCCGCAGCAGAAGTCTGATGCAGAATGTAAGACTCTGAGTAAGTTCGGAAATGATGTTCTTGCAACAGATTCAGTACATGATCTCCAAACTGAATGGCTGCAAGGTTTGCTGCTTCTTGAAAGTAAACTGCAGCAAACCAGAAACAATGCTCTCCATGGACTACAAGCAAGTGATCTTGATTTTCTTCTTGCTGATCTGGGAGCACTTCAGCGTGTCATTGAGAGCCTCAAGCAAGGTGTTCAGCCAGGACCGATGAAAGAAAATCACTATGAAGAACATTTGGTTCCACCTTCAAATGCTGCTCATCTAACAAGTCCAGGAGGTGATCATGGCACCCTCAAGAAAAATTCTGGTGTTAGTACAGGCACAATGGAGGAGAAAATGTGTGAGCTCTTGCAGAAGTTGGAGGACTCAAAAACTGAGAAGGAGAATCTCCTGGAGAAGATGAGCCAGATGGAGCGTTACTATGAATCCTTTATCCATAAGCTTGAGGAGAGCCAGAAGCAAACAGCAATAGAATTGGAAAATCTCAGGAAAGAACATAACTCTTGCTTCTATACAGTTTCTGTCCTCCAAGCTCAGAAGCAAAAAATGCATGAGGAAATGAATGATCAGTTAATGAGGTTTGTTGAGGACAGAACAGCTTTAGAAGCTCGAAATAAGGACCTTGAGATGAGGGCTGTTGCGACAGAAACTACACTCAAGAGGGTTCGATTCAATTATTCAGCAGCTGTGGTGCGTCTACAGAAAGACCTTGAGTTGCTGTCATTTCAGGTTCTCTCTATGTATGAGTCAAATGAAACTCTTGCGAGGCAATCTTTTCTAGAAGATTACGAGAGTTTGCCTGAAGAACATTCAGCTGTAGCAGACTTACGTGGCAATAaagaacatggacaatacagGCTTGATGTCAAACAAATTGTACCTGAAGGTCTACATGCAGAGACAGAACCTCAAGCGTTTTTACAAGAAAATGGCACTCCGGATAAAATGAATGGCCAGAAAAATCTTCTTCGGGCACTTAAGATTGAAGAGCTCTGTTTGAGCTCAGAATGTCAAATTAGTAATGCTGATTCACAGGGGAACCACATGGAAGGACCAAAAAGGGCCTCGTCCACAAGGGAATCTGAGCTTTTAGAAATGTTTATTGCCAACATCGAATGGCAGATATTCTCTGATGTGCTGCGTGAATCTCACTATACTGCATTGGATATAATTAAGTGCATGCAAGGAAGGTTGCACATGCTAGAAAAGCAGCTTCATGACTCTAATGATGCTAGGCAATCtctagtgttcaagttgaacTCTGCACTGGACCAAGCCAAAAGTGTCAAAGAAAGTGAAGCAGGATACATTTTGAAGTGTGATGATTTGACAGTGAAGAACCAACTATTAGAAGCAAAACTCCATGATATTACAGTTGAAAATGCTCTGTTAATGGAAAAGCTCACAGATTCTGAAAGGCTTGTTCAGGAACATAGAGCTTGTGAAAGCAAGTACAAGGCATGTGCTGAAGAAAGGAATAGATTCAAGAACCTTTTAATGAAAGAAAATCTACAAACAGATCAGCTTAAGGATGAGCTCAGATCAGTAAGGGAAGATTTTGAGGCTATGAAAGATGAGTTAGATAAGCAATCCTCCTTAAAAAATGATATGCAAATTGTTTCTACATCCCTTCAAGATCAACTGGGTGACCTATGCTCTAAAACTATATCTTTGAACAAGAAAGTCAACATTTCAGGCTTAGACGAGGCATGTTTGCTACATGAACTTCAGAACAAGAATTACACTGCAGTGATGACAAGCTTGGAATTCTTCCAGCAACAAATATGTAAGGAGGTgcttcatcttcatcaggaGAAGGAGGTAGTGGAAGAAATGTGTGATGCTCTCCAGAAAAGGTCAGAGAAGGCTGAGTTAGAATTACTTGATGTGAAGCAGAAGTTTGTATATGATTTGGATGCCACAAAAGAGAAGCTAAACTTTTCTGAAGAACTTGTAGAGAAGCTTCAGCAAGAACTGCAGGACATGGCTCACAAACTTAAGATTAGCTCTGATTCTCAAGAAAAGTATGCCATTACCAATTGTGACTTAACATCAAAGTTGTCACAAATGGAAGTTGAGTTACAGCACGTAGCTAGTGAGAATGAGGTTCTTGTTGAAAAATTGAAAGAAGTTAGTGCCACTGTAGAGGAACTCGAAAGGGCCAAATTAAGTCTTGCCAAACGTGAGGAGTATACCCGAACCTTGACCCAGTCTTTACAATCTAAAGACGAGTCGTTGGTGCATATGGAAAGTGAAATCAAACGTTTACAAGATGATTTGAGATTCACTGATGAGAATTTACTAAGAGAAAAGATACTTAAGGAAGAACTTGAATCTGCCCTTGCAAGTCTTACATCACAGCTTGGTGAGAAGGATCAGGTCCTACTTTCTTTTGATGAGCACAAAACAGAGTTAATTCATCTGACGGACCAAATTTTGGGCATGGAAAACGCAAACAGTTTGATGCAAGATGCGCTATCACAGAGTGAGCAGATCCAAAGGGACCTCAACTACAAGAATTGCTCTCTCCACTCCCAACTTTCAAATGTGGAAAACCAGTTAGGAACAGTTCTTGAGGCCATGCTTTCCAGTGAAGTTGAAGCCAGTTATATGAGAAGTCAAGTAAGAGAGGCTGTTGTGCAACTTAATTTGTTAAGAAATGACCTTGAGAAACTTCAACTCAAGAACAAAGATGCTGCTGAATTATTACGGGCACAGATGTCTACTGAAGCGGAATTAACTGATCAGAATGCCACACTTCAAGCAGCTATCCATTCTCTTGAAATCGACCTTCGCAGTGTTATTCAAGAGAAGGAAGGTCTTGAGGAGCTTATGAAAGGAAATAAGGAAGCATTGACTCAAGTTAGTAATAACAAGTCTCGGGATATAGCAGTATTAATCAATAACAGTGAGAGAGTATTGAAGTATCAAGATGAGATTTCACagcttagagtcttggtgacagATCTTGAAGAGCTGGTTGATGATCTAAGATCTACAAAAGATGAGATTGAAATTCTAAACATGATTCTTAGGTCAAAATTGATGGAACAACATGCTGAGATGTCATCATTGCTCCAGAATCATGGACATGAGTTGACAAATTTAAAAGAACAGAACAAGGATCTCACTCAAAAACTTGCTGAACAAAGTCTGAAGACAGAAGAATTCAAGAATCTGTCTATCCATTTGAGAGAGCTAAAAGAAAAGGCTGAAGCCGGAAGAAAGGAGAAAGAGGGATCACTATTTGCCATGCAAGATTCCCTAAGAATTGCATTTATTAAGGAGCAGTATGAATCGAAGGTTCAAGAGCTGAAAGGTCAAGTTTTTGTCTCTAAAAAATATGCAGAAGAGatgcttctgaagctgcaaagtGCTTTGGATGAAGTTGAAACTGGGAGAAAAAATGAGATTTCTCTTGCTAAGAGGATTGAAGAGTTATCAATGAAAGTTTCTGAAATGGAGGTGGAGATGCAGGATTTATCAGCTGATAAAAGAGAGTTGTCCAATGCATATGACAGCATAATGACAGAGCTGGAATGCACAAAATTAAACTTAGATTGCTGCAACGAAGAAAAGCAGAAGATTGAAGCCGATCTTCAGGGGTGCAGTGAGGAACGTAACAGAATAAGGGTGGAACTTGACTTGGTTAAGAAGTTGTTGGAGAATATGGCATTAACTGAGAATAACATAT is a genomic window of Phragmites australis chromosome 24, lpPhrAust1.1, whole genome shotgun sequence containing:
- the LOC133907051 gene encoding COP1-interactive protein 1-like translates to MSRVPKWKIEKTKVKVVFRLQFHATNIPSIGWDKLFLSFISADTGKVTSKTNKANVRNGSCKWPDPIYEATRLLQDSRTKTYDDKLYKLVVAMGTSRSSILGEVDVNLAEFAEALKPASITLPLHGCDFGTLLHVTAQLLTTKTGFREFEQQRETGTRSSQQLLNQRSHDPAEVATASSDIGTYKVNARIKLKETSLGFPLVEDSGGSTENYENSSHTSDGIFTEKNDPYGGHEISSFRSTILGDLPLCSTSQSPTPEKGAHWGKGLSPQGSNDCTHGWSPEYPADKDLAAAHEENHRLRTRLEVAESAFSQLKTEATSLEHVTDKLGTETQGLAQQLAVELMSRNQLTAEVSLLRTECSNLKQELEERKSPKLPQQKSDAECKTLSKFGNDVLATDSVHDLQTEWLQGLLLLESKLQQTRNNALHGLQASDLDFLLADLGALQRVIESLKQGVQPGPMKENHYEEHLVPPSNAAHLTSPGGDHGTLKKNSGVSTGTMEEKMCELLQKLEDSKTEKENLLEKMSQMERYYESFIHKLEESQKQTAIELENLRKEHNSCFYTVSVLQAQKQKMHEEMNDQLMRFVEDRTALEARNKDLEMRAVATETTLKRVRFNYSAAVVRLQKDLELLSFQVLSMYESNETLARQSFLEDYESLPEEHSAVADLRGNKEHGQYRLDVKQIVPEGLHAETEPQAFLQENGTPDKMNGQKNLLRALKIEELCLSSECQISNADSQGNHMEGPKRASSTRESELLEMFIANIEWQIFSDVLRESHYTALDIIKCMQGRLHMLEKQLHDSNDARQSLVFKLNSALDQAKSVKESEAGYILKCDDLTVKNQLLEAKLHDITVENALLMEKLTDSERLVQEHRACESKYKACAEERNRFKNLLMKENLQTDQLKDELRSVREDFEAMKDELDKQSSLKNDMQIVSTSLQDQLGDLCSKTISLNKKVNISGLDEACLLHELQNKNYTAVMTSLEFFQQQICKEVLHLHQEKEVVEEMCDALQKRSEKAELELLDVKQKFVYDLDATKEKLNFSEELVEKLQQELQDMAHKLKISSDSQEKYAITNCDLTSKLSQMEVELQHVASENEVLVEKLKEVSATVEELERAKLSLAKREEYTRTLTQSLQSKDESLVHMESEIKRLQDDLRFTDENLLREKILKEELESALASLTSQLGEKDQVLLSFDEHKTELIHLTDQILGMENANSLMQDALSQSEQIQRDLNYKNCSLHSQLSNVENQLGTVLEAMLSSEVEASYMRSQVREAVVQLNLLRNDLEKLQLKNKDAAELLRAQMSTEAELTDQNATLQAAIHSLEIDLRSVIQEKEGLEELMKGNKEALTQVSNNKSRDIAVLINNSERVLKYQDEISQLRVLVTDLEELVDDLRSTKDEIEILNMILRSKLMEQHAEMSSLLQNHGHELTNLKEQNKDLTQKLAEQSLKTEEFKNLSIHLRELKEKAEAGRKEKEGSLFAMQDSLRIAFIKEQYESKVQELKGQVFVSKKYAEEMLLKLQSALDEVETGRKNEISLAKRIEELSMKVSEMEVEMQDLSADKRELSNAYDSIMTELECTKLNLDCCNEEKQKIEADLQGCSEERNRIRVELDLVKKLLENMALTENNISHDNSGSRARGTTSIGRILGDGKFESASKATPNTTEMDSGLQEGEIRSNDNSGSRTRGATSTGHILGEGKSESASKATPNTTEMDSGLQEGEIRSRRLVSSLSQVECINSIACKNLENCDKECESSVENHLNCNNNNKDIFKEHKKLASDLSLFQEELERLKNGNLSPLLPLDINLIDPSLSSLERTLSQLDMANEHLQSIFPSFKELPGSGNALERVLALELELAEALQAKKKTDILFQSSFLRQHNDEAAVFQSFRDINELIRNTMELKRRQVAVESELKEMQGRYSELSVQFAEVEGERQKLELNMKNRTPR